A region from the Vicia villosa cultivar HV-30 ecotype Madison, WI linkage group LG3, Vvil1.0, whole genome shotgun sequence genome encodes:
- the LOC131657788 gene encoding uncharacterized protein LOC131657788, whose translation MGDKLVKQILAKSIHLTDQVIKAADESIGYKLECWDLKSKSEKISDFLQQAMAMSSELYERPLWRMFEKTEQVLNKALLLVIKCDTKKCFFFFNIISAADFRKTSSQLQNSIDDISWLICISALDEYQVGHDFGIPPIAANDLVLCFIWKQIARLCTGSLEDRSDAAASLASLANQSDSLGKMIIEEGGVGPLLKLMKDGNREGQENAAKAIGIIKVTNSAIILITNANMRTWERTRPEVSYNLTYSTLSRDVLNIYDEV comes from the coding sequence ATGGGTGACAAATTAGTGAAGCAAATACTTGCAAAGTCGATCCACCTGACAGACCAAGTAATCAAAGCAGCTGACGAATCAATAGGTTACAAACTAGAATGTTGGGACCTTAAATCTAAATCTGAGAAAATCTCTGATTTTCTCCAGCAAGCAATGGCAATGAGCTCCGAGCTGTACGAGCGCCCCCTCTGGCGGATGTTCGAGAAAACCGAACAGGTACTCAACAAAGCCCTTTTGTTGGTAATTAAGTGCGACACAAAGaagtgcttcttcttcttcaacataaTCTCAGCCGCTGATTTTCGTAAAACGTCCTCCCAACTTCAAAACTCTATCGACGATATTTCATGGTTAATATGTATCTCCGCACTGGATGAATATCAAGTCGGCCATGATTTCGGCATTCCTCCCATAGCCGCTAATGACCTCGTGCTCTGTTTCATTTGGAAACAAATTGCCAGACTCTGTACCGGCTCACTGGAGGATCGTTCGGATGCCGCTGCTTCGCTTGCTTCACTAGCAAATCAAAGCGACAGTTTGGGAAAGATGATTATTGAAGAAGGAGGAGTGGGTCCCCTTTTGAAATTAATGAAGGATGGAAACAGAGAAGGCCAAGAGAATGCTGCAAAAGCCATTGGTATAATCAAAGTCACCAATTCAGCCATCATACTCATCACAAACGCAAATATGCGAACATGGGAACGTACAAGGCCGGAGGTGTCTTATAACTTAACCTATTCAACTCTAAGTCGAGATGTGCTAAATATATATGATGAGGTCTAG